In Nocardia terpenica, the genomic window CCAGGTCGCGGTGGTACCGCAGGTGGACCATGCGACTGTGCTGCCGCGATGTGCCGCTGCGATTCATCACGGTGGTGCGGGCACGGTCGCAGCCACTGTTCGAGCCGGGCTGCCCTCCGTAGTGTGCCCGTTGTTCGCCGATCAACCCTATTGGGGAAATCAGCTGCGCCGCTTAGGGATCGGTGCGAACCTCCCGTTCGATCAGTTGACCGCTGAAGGTTTGGGCCGGCTGCTCGGCGCGGTAGCCAGCGGGCCCATGCGCAGGCGCGTCGCAAGGATCGCTGCGGACATCCGAGATGATGCTGTGCCGCGAACTGCCGACATCATCGAATCGCTGTGCGCTGGTGCGGGTCGTTCCCATAGACCGTCGGGGCTGGAGAGGGAGGAGGCGACGTGGGTACCGATCCGGCCATCGTCATCGAAGGACTGACCAAGTCCTTCGGCGGGCTTACCGCCGTCGACGGAGTCGACCTGTGCGTCGAGAGTGGTTCGGTGTTCGGTCTGCTCGGTCCGAACGGCGCGGGCAAGACCACCATAGTCCGATTGCTTGCGACCCTACTGCGCCCCGACCGCGGACAGGCACGAATCTTCGGATACGACGTCGTCCACAAGGCAACCGCAGTCCGGTCGATGATCGGGCTGACCGGCCAATACGCTTCTGTCGATGAAAACCTGTCCGCTGCAGAGAATCTGCAAATATTCGGTCGGCTGCTCGGGCTGTCCGGACGGGCAGCGACCCGCCGCGCTGACGAACTGCTGGAGCAGTTCGAGTTGACCGCGGCGGCACATCGGCCTGTGCGCGGGTTCTCCGGCGGAATGCGGCGCCGACTCGATCTAGCCGTAACGCTGATCACGTTGCCGCCCTTGATCTTTCTGGATGAGCCCACCACTGGGTTGGATCCGCATACCCGCGTGGGTATGTGGACTACGGTACGCGAACTCGTTGAATGTGGCGCGACGATCCTGCTGACCACCCAGTACCTGGAGGAGGCCGATGCTCTCGCCGACCGGATCGCCGTGATGGACCACGGCAGGATTGTTGCCGACGGCACCACCGACGAGCTGAAAGCGTCAGCGGGAAGGGAGGTTTTGCGACTCGAAGTGAGCCACTCCCATCAACTGCCCGCGCTCGTCGAGATCGTCGAACGAGCGACGGGAACCGCGGTAAGAATCGGGCTGGAGGGTCGGGCGATATCGGTACCGTTGGCCGAAGTCGATTACGCTGCGGATATTTTCGCGGCATGCCGACAGGCCGACATCCGATTGCGTGCCTTCGGTATGGACCGGCCTGACCTCAATGAGGTCTTCCTGGCCCTCACCGGTCACCCGAGAAGCGGAGGGACCGCAGCATGACCGCGATCGCAGCGCGCGTCCCACGCGTCGACCATCAGCCACGCATCACCCATATTGGACCGTGCCGTGCTGCCCGGCAGTCGTTGGTCGTTGCGTTGCGTGGGCTCATGACTTTCCGGCGAAGCCCGCAGATGCTCTTCGATGCGGCGCTGATGCCGATCATCGGGCCTATCCTGTTCGGGAACATCTTCGGTGCCGCCATCGCGGGCGGTTTGCACGGGTACCTGCCGACATTGATACCGGGTGTCCTGGTGCAGATGGTGCTCGGAGCGGCCGTCACCACCGGTGTGCAGCTGTGCGAGGACGTGCGGTCTGGTGTACACGATCGGTTCACCGCAATGCCTGTCGCCCGCGTTGCGCCGGTGGCCGGCTTGCTGACCGCATCGGTGACCCGCTACGTACTCTCGGCGACGATCCTCGTGATTGTCGGGTTTGCGATGGGTTACCGCCCTAAGTATCCGGTCGGGTTCATAGCGGGTGCCGTATTGGTTGTCTTCGTCACTGCGGCGCTCAGCTGGATCTTCGCCTTCGTCGGCATTCTGGTTTCGAAACCTGCTACGGTGCAAGGGATTTCGGCACTCGTGCTGATGTTTGTCACGTTTGCTTCCAACGCGCTGGTGCCAACCGCCGTGATGGCGCCGTGGCTGCGCCGAGTTTCGGACATCAACCCGGTATCACATCTGATTTCGGCCGTGCGGGTGCTGGCCGGTGAGGGGCGCTTCGGTGCCGACGCGGGGTGGACTGTGCTCGCCGCGTTGGCGGTGGTGCTTGTGTTCGCGCCTATGACCCTGCGGGCGTTGCGCCCGCGCTGACTTGCGAATAGGACTACGCGATGTCGATGAATCGGATCACCGTGGATGACGCGCTTTTCTTCCGTGCTCACCAGCTCTTCGGTTCGTGGCTGGCCAATCAGGTGGCCTGGCGGTTCGACGAGCAGCTCGATCGGAACCTGGTCGAGCGGTTTCACGCCCATCTGGCGGTGGGCTTCACTGCGCGGCGCATCGTGACGACCCGGATACCGTTCGCGCGGGCGTGGTGGGCACCCGCCAATATCGCTTTCCCGCTGGACTGGCAAACCGAGACGATACCGGAGTCGGGCGTGGTCGACTGGCTGACCCGTCAGGGTGACGTCGATTTCGACCCGCTGACCGGGCGCATGTGGCGGCTGTCGGTGGCCTCGGTTGAGGGTGGGGGCTGCGTGATGGCGATAGCCTGTTCACATGTCGCGGTCGACGGCGGCGGGGGAGTGCTGGCGGTGAACGACGCGCTGACCCGGCTCGGCTTGGGCGCCGAGCCGAGCCGAGCCGAGAGCGCGGGCCGACTTGTCGGCGATACTCCGAAGTCTGGCCTGCTGCAGCAGAATCTGGTCGACTCGCTGAGGCAGCTCAGTGCGGTGACGATCGGCGTCCGGAACGCGGTGCGAGCCAGAGCGGTAAGAGAACCGGCACGACCTCCTCGCCCCGTCGAACCGCGACTGTCGCTACCGGAGCGGGTTCGGCCCGCTACTCTGGTTGTCGAAGTTCCACTGGCACAGTGGCGTTCAACAGCCGAAGCGCATTCGGGAACGGTCAACGGGCTCCAACTGGCGCTCGCGGTGGGCATTCTCGGCCGCGGCGGGCGGGTGCTGGACGGCGATGTGGTACCGGTGATCGTTCCGTGGTCCACCCGCACCGGCCCAGACGATCCCCGGGGGAACGCGACCACCGGCGTCAATGTGGGCGTGCCGTATCGCACGGGCGAACTCGTTGATCTGCAAGAAATGCGCTCGGCGATCAAAACCGCGATTGCCGCCCGTGAGAACCCTTTGACGGTTCCGCCTTCGTCCCATCTGCTGCCGCTTATGGTGATGATGCCCGACTTCGTCGCCCGGCGTGGCGCGAAATTTCCGATCGTATTGGGAACCAGCCTGCGTGACGGCGGTGACGCCGTGGCTACCGTCGGTGGCATGCGAGCGCGATCGGTGGTGATGCGCGCCAACGTGCAGCCGGCTGCAACCGAATTTCTACGCCGCACCGAATTCGGTATGACGATCTCCAGTTGTTACTACGGGGGCAACGTGACCTTCGGGATGACTGCGGGCGATCCGGACCGCTTCCCCACCCGCGCGGTCCTTCGCGCCTGCGTCGAAGACGAGTTCACGGCCTGGGGGCTGAAACCGACCTTTTGGTGACACCCGGAGGAGTTCCCCGCTATCCGCGGCCACCGGAAGTGACCGCACCAAGTCTATTGCATCGTGCCTGCGGGCTTGAACCAGGCCCACTTATCGCTCGTGCTGAGGCAGGGGGCTATCGGATTAGCTGATGGGTGCCAAGATCTCAGCCGCTGCCACGCTCGTCGATCAGGGCGGCGAACCTGCGGCGATGATTCCCGTCTGGCAGATCCCGTGCAACGCGTTTCGAGATGACCGTCGGTATCGGTTACTTTGGCCACTTCGCCTCCATGCACAAGTCTGGATCGATGTACGCTTCGCGCTGTTCTTATGTCGTCACTGCCAGCGCGATCTCACTTCTCTATCGCTATCAATGTACATTGACTCATCTACTTGTGTGCACTCGACCAGAGGGACTCTCGGGATCACTGTAATACTGTGCCACTAGCGATCGGTAGCGTCGTCAAGATCTACTTCTCTTGTAAGTGGTATTATGTCGTGGGTGAAGAGTGCAATCCATCGCGATCGCCGCTAGATAAACTGACATGTCGACCGTTCGTGACGCCTCGGCAGTGTCAGTCTTGGTAGGTTGTCATCTAACCAGTAGCGGTTAGGGGCGCTTGGCTGCCCAAGAGCCTCCTGCTGCCGGTAGTTTTTCGAGAATGGACTTTGGTTCGGTGTTCGCCGGTCCTTCGCAAGGCATACGACGGTAGGAGCGATTAGTGTCGCCTCGGCTCGACGATCTCGATTGCATGAGCGCACGAACTCAGCGTCCGCCTGGCACTGTGGCGATTCAAGCGATATGGCTCTACGATCGACCGGTCGACCTGACGGCACTCACCTCGTTTCATGAGATGCTTTGCCGCGGTGTCCTCGGGCGAGTTGTTCGCGCATCGAAGTTGGCCGCGGCTGGCGATCGATGGACCACCGACGCACGGTTCGCGCCGATGTACATCGACATGGATCCATTGCCTCGAGCCGCAGTCGCGGAGTGGATTGACGCTCGATCGCAGGAGCAGCTCCACACCTATGGTGGCCCGGCTTGGCTGTTGTCGGTCGCTCAACTCGATGACGGCGGCAGTGTGGTCTCTCTGCTGGTGTCGCACACGTTGGCCGATGCACTCGGTCTGTTCGCGGCCGTCAGATCTGCGATCAACAAAAATGTACAGCAAGTCGGTAACTGCTCTCGGTCACCCAATGAGACGCTGTACAGGGAGGTTCGCGACGCAGCTCTCCGCTTGGCGTCGATAGTACCAACTGTGCCAGCGATCATCCGCTACATGAAATCCATCGCGCACGATCCGTTCACGGGGACTTCCGCTGCAGGTATTGTCTCGTCAATCGATGCGCAGGAATTTCCAATTGAGCTCCCGATGGCCATCGCTGTTGTTTCCGCTGCGGACTGGCGACGGACTGTGCAGGTGCACAATGGTACCGGAAGTGCGCTGGCTGTTGCAATTATGGCGGATCTGGCAACACGGCTTGGCCGCACCGACGCGGACGGACTTGCCTGGATCGCAATGCCCGTCAGCACCCGCAGCCTCGATTCGAGCAGTGACCTGCGCGGAAACGCGCTCGACACGATTAGTATTCAGCTGAACCGGAAAGCGGGTCCCGGCAGCACCCTCGCAGCGGTCCGAGCCGAGATCAAGTCGAAAC contains:
- a CDS encoding ABC transporter permease, which gives rise to MTAIAARVPRVDHQPRITHIGPCRAARQSLVVALRGLMTFRRSPQMLFDAALMPIIGPILFGNIFGAAIAGGLHGYLPTLIPGVLVQMVLGAAVTTGVQLCEDVRSGVHDRFTAMPVARVAPVAGLLTASVTRYVLSATILVIVGFAMGYRPKYPVGFIAGAVLVVFVTAALSWIFAFVGILVSKPATVQGISALVLMFVTFASNALVPTAVMAPWLRRVSDINPVSHLISAVRVLAGEGRFGADAGWTVLAALAVVLVFAPMTLRALRPR
- a CDS encoding ATP-binding cassette domain-containing protein; translation: MGTDPAIVIEGLTKSFGGLTAVDGVDLCVESGSVFGLLGPNGAGKTTIVRLLATLLRPDRGQARIFGYDVVHKATAVRSMIGLTGQYASVDENLSAAENLQIFGRLLGLSGRAATRRADELLEQFELTAAAHRPVRGFSGGMRRRLDLAVTLITLPPLIFLDEPTTGLDPHTRVGMWTTVRELVECGATILLTTQYLEEADALADRIAVMDHGRIVADGTTDELKASAGREVLRLEVSHSHQLPALVEIVERATGTAVRIGLEGRAISVPLAEVDYAADIFAACRQADIRLRAFGMDRPDLNEVFLALTGHPRSGGTAA